In Streptomyces sp. NBC_00878, a single window of DNA contains:
- the mmuM gene encoding homocysteine S-methyltransferase, which produces MTSDSARGSSHASPRTLAEALALDTGTVVLDGGMANQLESAGYDLSDELWSARLLVERPEAITAAHLAYFEVGANVAITASYQATFEGFARRGISHERAAELLGLSVGLAREAARQAEEKEKEKGKRQGVRSPLWVAASVGPYGAMLADGSEYRGRYGLSVAELERFHRPRVEALAEARPDVLALETVPDADEARALLRAVRGLGVPAWLSYSVAGGRTRAGQPLEEAFALAADADEVIAVGVNCCAPDDVADAVETAVRVTGKPVVVYPNSGETWDAEARAWTGGSTFTTDQVTGWERAGARLIGGCCRVGPTAITAIAGITKTGGVWGVTKTGGIGGIAEALGPLDSV; this is translated from the coding sequence ATGACCAGCGACTCCGCCCGCGGCTCCTCTCACGCCTCCCCGCGCACCCTCGCCGAGGCGCTCGCGCTCGACACCGGCACCGTCGTCCTCGACGGTGGCATGGCCAATCAGCTCGAATCGGCCGGGTACGACCTGAGTGACGAGCTGTGGTCGGCGCGGCTGCTCGTCGAGCGGCCCGAGGCGATCACCGCGGCGCATCTGGCCTACTTCGAAGTGGGCGCCAACGTCGCGATCACCGCCAGCTACCAGGCGACCTTCGAGGGCTTCGCGCGGCGCGGCATCTCCCACGAGCGGGCGGCCGAACTGCTCGGCCTCAGTGTCGGACTCGCCCGCGAGGCGGCCCGGCAGGCCGAGGAGAAGGAGAAGGAGAAGGGGAAGCGGCAGGGCGTGCGCTCGCCGCTTTGGGTGGCGGCATCGGTCGGGCCGTACGGGGCCATGCTCGCCGACGGTTCGGAGTACCGGGGGCGGTACGGGCTGAGCGTCGCCGAGCTTGAGCGGTTTCACCGGCCCCGGGTGGAGGCACTGGCCGAGGCGCGCCCCGACGTCCTGGCCCTTGAGACCGTGCCCGACGCCGACGAGGCACGGGCCCTGCTGCGGGCGGTGCGCGGACTCGGCGTACCGGCGTGGCTGTCGTACAGCGTCGCCGGGGGCCGGACGCGGGCCGGGCAGCCGCTGGAGGAGGCCTTCGCGCTCGCCGCCGACGCCGACGAGGTGATCGCGGTCGGCGTCAACTGCTGCGCCCCCGACGACGTGGCCGACGCGGTGGAGACCGCCGTACGCGTCACCGGCAAGCCCGTGGTCGTCTACCCGAACAGCGGCGAGACCTGGGACGCCGAGGCACGCGCGTGGACCGGCGGCTCCACCTTCACGACCGACCAGGTCACCGGCTGGGAGCGGGCCGGGGCACGGCTGATCGGCGGGTGCTGCCGGGTCGGGCCGACGGCGATCACCGCAATCGCGGGGATCACGAAGACCGGGGGCGTCTGGGGGGTCACGAAGACCGGGGGCATCGGGGGCATCGCGGAGGCACTCGGCCCGCTCGACTCCGTGTGA
- a CDS encoding autotransporter: MAPAAVAAPAGAKDVTAAVLADRDVTLSGDTVVTVPAGETTYDGVFRGEGTLTVRGSGTLVLAKDSDFTLPKSRQRQQVNTEGGNHPYTTVTNPDPPAITVERGATLQYGTGGGTGLVGHFPYNTPGYQLNQLNIKVDGTLRLSLVRTFNLGTISGSGLVSQPRFMWGKLDLAGTHPFTGVIDNGTGMDAGKSEYPVSLPNARAILNQGTWTVDTPLGQTITLRQNFYQREYGSDINVQSRPGSKVVLAGQYSWSNQGGDTNPSLSDPALNWRPATKNVNKRGTNIKGANVQWGDGTTNKIFMPGTADTVYINLLAARSRSLLTFDYNGPVTLGAPIGGGRFHDTLSAPGAGDIVIKGTKGNDVTFAAVQYYNGSTTVQKGAVLRLGSGKAGGDGGLHTKGDLYKVVNDGSLVLRNTSKPLTLSRISGSGSLTQSGAATTTLTGTSVTYTGATTVTKGTLALDGTSLARSRAIRLTTPAALLDVRKAPGAALTLTTSLSGKGKVVGTVTSTGKVSGGVTVTGDYAQRAGGQLVVGAEALKVGGKVTLAGKLDAKSVSSSKAKTDAKTKTVTLIDHAGKAKTTGTFTGLKEGATVKAGGTEYRISYRGGDGNDVVLTTATTASPSATARAAAAAAAESATPKVTRTQNAANESALTRAWWPIAAALGLLVLLVIPVTKRRRGRRRGGRHASAG, translated from the coding sequence ATGGCACCGGCCGCAGTTGCGGCGCCCGCCGGGGCGAAGGACGTCACGGCGGCGGTGCTGGCCGACCGGGACGTCACGCTGAGCGGCGACACGGTGGTGACCGTGCCGGCCGGGGAGACGACGTACGACGGGGTGTTCCGGGGCGAGGGCACGCTCACCGTGCGCGGCTCCGGCACCCTGGTCCTGGCCAAGGACAGTGACTTCACCCTGCCCAAGTCCCGGCAGCGCCAGCAGGTCAACACCGAGGGCGGCAACCACCCGTACACCACCGTGACCAACCCGGACCCGCCCGCGATCACCGTCGAGCGCGGGGCGACCCTCCAGTACGGCACGGGCGGCGGTACGGGTCTGGTCGGGCACTTCCCGTACAACACCCCGGGCTACCAGCTGAACCAGCTCAACATCAAGGTCGACGGGACACTGCGCCTGTCGCTCGTACGGACCTTCAACCTCGGCACGATCAGCGGTTCGGGGCTCGTCAGCCAGCCGCGGTTCATGTGGGGCAAGCTCGACCTCGCGGGGACCCACCCGTTCACGGGGGTGATCGACAACGGCACCGGTATGGACGCGGGCAAGTCCGAGTACCCGGTGTCCCTGCCGAACGCGCGGGCCATCCTCAACCAGGGCACCTGGACCGTGGACACCCCGCTCGGCCAGACGATCACCCTGCGGCAGAACTTCTACCAGCGGGAGTACGGCAGCGATATCAACGTCCAGTCGCGCCCCGGCAGCAAGGTGGTGCTGGCGGGCCAGTACAGCTGGTCGAACCAGGGCGGCGACACCAACCCCTCGCTCAGTGACCCGGCCCTGAACTGGCGGCCCGCGACGAAGAACGTCAACAAGCGCGGTACCAACATCAAGGGCGCCAACGTCCAGTGGGGCGACGGGACCACGAACAAGATCTTCATGCCGGGGACAGCCGACACCGTCTACATCAACCTGCTTGCCGCCAGGTCCCGTTCACTGCTCACCTTCGACTACAACGGGCCGGTGACACTGGGCGCACCCATCGGCGGCGGCCGGTTCCACGACACACTCTCCGCACCCGGCGCCGGTGACATCGTCATCAAGGGAACGAAGGGCAACGACGTCACCTTCGCCGCCGTCCAGTACTACAACGGCTCCACGACCGTCCAGAAGGGCGCGGTCCTGCGGCTGGGCAGCGGAAAGGCGGGCGGTGACGGCGGGCTGCACACCAAGGGCGACCTCTACAAGGTGGTCAACGACGGGTCGCTGGTACTCCGCAACACCTCCAAGCCACTGACGCTCTCCCGGATCAGCGGCAGCGGCTCGCTCACACAGTCGGGCGCGGCGACGACGACACTGACGGGCACGTCGGTGACGTACACCGGGGCGACGACGGTCACGAAGGGCACGCTCGCGCTCGACGGAACGAGCCTGGCCCGCAGCAGGGCGATCCGCCTCACGACGCCCGCCGCACTGCTGGACGTCCGTAAGGCACCGGGTGCCGCGCTGACCCTGACCACGTCCCTCTCCGGCAAGGGCAAGGTCGTCGGCACGGTGACGAGTACGGGCAAGGTCTCGGGCGGTGTGACGGTGACAGGGGACTACGCGCAGCGCGCGGGCGGTCAACTCGTCGTAGGGGCCGAGGCGTTGAAGGTCGGCGGCAAGGTGACGCTGGCGGGGAAACTGGACGCCAAGTCGGTCAGTTCCTCGAAGGCGAAGACTGACGCGAAGACAAAGACGGTCACGCTCATCGACCACGCGGGCAAGGCGAAGACGACCGGTACGTTCACCGGGCTCAAGGAGGGCGCCACGGTCAAGGCGGGCGGGACCGAATACCGGATCAGCTACCGCGGCGGCGACGGCAACGACGTCGTCCTGACCACCGCCACCACCGCGAGCCCCTCGGCGACCGCCCGCGCCGCCGCCGCAGCAGCAGCGGAGTCAGCCACACCGAAGGTGACCCGTACGCAGAACGCGGCCAACGAGAGCGCCCTGACGCGTGCTTGGTGGCCGATCGCAGCCGCACTGGGCCTGCTGGTGTTGCTGGTGATCCCGGTGACAAAGCGTCGGCGAGGACGGCGGAGGGGCGGGCGGCATGCGTCCGCGGGGTGA
- a CDS encoding carboxylesterase/lipase family protein — protein sequence MTEGPVVSTPYGAVRGRYENGLAVFRGIPYAAPPFGPHRFRPPVPPEPWDGVRDAGAFGPTPPKPPYSEAFAKLLSDPVVPGDDILNLNVWTPEPGPGARLPVMVWIHGGALTRGSSAVPVYDGRTFARDGLVFVSLNYRLGVEGYGLFPDTPANLGLRDQLAALEWVRDAIAEFGGDPDRVTVFGESAGAISIGALLASPRAQGLFRRAALQSGPPEATERDKVRRLVRRMAARLKIPATAEAFAAVDRAALAEAQAEAGRRASPVLGGPAFGIVVDGDLVPRDPLDVLLEGGTARDVDLLLGWTSEEYRLWLAPTGLVERIDRLGPVALAGAMARCHCGPEVPRGYRLAHPDAGTADLVGQLVTDHLLRVPLHRLADAHPAASYVYEFAWPSNVPGLGACHALELGFVFDTADVPEAVKLAGPGAPQALADEMHAAWVRFAVEGDPGWPVWDASHPVRVFGAGEPAVVHGPRDRELALWEAEFTTSEDGAATPADQKPQTPQKPHKPGAAPLSVVRRLRRSGGTRRV from the coding sequence ATGACCGAGGGTCCCGTGGTCAGCACGCCCTACGGTGCCGTACGAGGCCGTTACGAGAACGGCCTCGCCGTCTTCCGCGGCATCCCCTATGCCGCCCCGCCCTTCGGCCCCCACCGCTTCCGGCCGCCCGTCCCTCCCGAGCCGTGGGACGGCGTACGCGACGCGGGCGCGTTCGGGCCCACGCCGCCCAAGCCGCCGTACTCCGAAGCCTTCGCGAAGCTGCTCTCCGACCCGGTCGTGCCGGGCGACGACATCCTCAACCTGAACGTGTGGACGCCCGAGCCCGGCCCCGGCGCCCGTCTTCCCGTCATGGTGTGGATCCACGGCGGGGCGCTGACCCGCGGCTCGTCGGCGGTACCGGTGTACGACGGCCGGACCTTCGCCCGTGACGGGCTGGTGTTCGTCTCCCTCAACTACCGCCTGGGCGTGGAGGGTTACGGCCTCTTCCCGGATACCCCCGCCAACCTGGGCCTGCGCGACCAGCTCGCGGCGCTGGAGTGGGTGCGCGACGCGATCGCGGAGTTCGGCGGCGATCCGGACCGCGTGACCGTCTTCGGCGAGTCCGCCGGCGCGATCAGCATCGGGGCACTGCTGGCGAGCCCGCGCGCCCAGGGCCTGTTCCGGCGGGCCGCGCTGCAGAGCGGGCCGCCCGAGGCGACGGAACGGGACAAGGTGCGGCGCCTGGTGCGGCGGATGGCCGCCCGGCTGAAGATCCCCGCGACCGCCGAGGCGTTCGCGGCCGTCGACCGGGCCGCTCTGGCCGAGGCGCAGGCCGAGGCCGGCCGCCGTGCGAGCCCGGTCCTCGGGGGTCCCGCCTTCGGCATCGTGGTCGACGGCGACCTCGTGCCGCGCGACCCGCTCGACGTGCTGCTGGAGGGCGGTACGGCCCGGGATGTCGACCTGCTGCTGGGCTGGACCAGCGAGGAGTACCGGCTGTGGCTCGCGCCCACCGGGCTCGTCGAGCGCATCGACCGGCTGGGCCCGGTCGCCCTGGCCGGCGCGATGGCCCGCTGCCACTGCGGCCCCGAGGTCCCGCGCGGCTACCGGCTGGCGCATCCCGACGCGGGCACCGCCGACCTGGTCGGCCAGCTGGTCACCGACCATCTGCTCCGCGTGCCGCTGCACCGCCTGGCGGACGCCCACCCGGCAGCCTCGTACGTCTACGAGTTCGCCTGGCCCTCCAACGTCCCCGGCCTCGGCGCCTGTCACGCCCTGGAGCTCGGCTTCGTCTTCGACACCGCCGACGTGCCCGAGGCCGTGAAGCTCGCGGGGCCCGGGGCGCCGCAGGCTCTCGCCGACGAGATGCACGCGGCGTGGGTGCGGTTCGCCGTCGAGGGGGATCCCGGGTGGCCGGTGTGGGATGCCAGTCATCCGGTACGGGTCTTCGGGGCCGGGGAACCCGCGGTCGTGCACGGGCCTCGGGATCGGGAACTCGCCCTGTGGGAGGCCGAGTTCACCACCTCGGAGGATGGTGCGGCCACCCCTGCCGATCAGAAGCCGCAGACGCCGCAGAAGCCGCATAAGCCGGGTGCGGCACCGTTGTCGGTCGTGCGGCGGCTTCGGCGGTCAGGGGGTACGCGGCGGGTGTGA
- a CDS encoding LacI family DNA-binding transcriptional regulator, whose product MVRTGSVAGPTLAVVAREAGVSVPTASKVVNGREDVAPDTRRRVTEALDRLGYVRRPRFDAVKSPGLVDLVVHSLESSWSGAILHGVEEAAHDAGLEVVVSAGLTRTRGGRPERGWLDKLSTRGSSGVLFNLAELTASQYAWLDQHRIPFVLIDPVLEPPPGVVSVGAANWHGGVTATEHLLSLGHERIAVIAGYRRKMCSSARVAGYRSALAAAGLRHRPEYLRYGSFDETAAHRRMLELLDLPEPPTAVFVCSDRMALGAYRALAERGLSVPDDVSVVGFDDLPEAHWASPALTTIRQPLSEMAATALRLLVRMMAGEQPEGTRTELSTRLVVRASTASR is encoded by the coding sequence ATGGTGCGTACCGGGAGCGTGGCCGGGCCGACCCTCGCGGTCGTCGCACGCGAGGCGGGCGTGTCCGTGCCGACGGCCTCCAAGGTCGTCAACGGCCGGGAGGACGTGGCGCCGGACACCCGCCGCCGGGTGACGGAGGCGCTGGACCGGCTCGGCTATGTCCGCAGACCCCGGTTCGACGCGGTGAAGTCGCCCGGCCTGGTAGACCTCGTCGTCCACTCGCTGGAGAGCTCCTGGTCGGGCGCGATCCTGCACGGTGTGGAGGAGGCGGCGCACGACGCGGGCCTGGAGGTGGTGGTCTCGGCGGGTCTGACCCGGACCCGGGGCGGCCGGCCGGAGCGCGGCTGGCTGGACAAGCTGTCCACACGTGGCTCCTCCGGCGTGCTGTTCAACCTCGCCGAGCTGACCGCGTCCCAGTACGCCTGGCTCGACCAGCACCGCATCCCGTTCGTGCTGATCGACCCGGTGCTCGAACCACCGCCCGGGGTCGTCTCGGTGGGCGCGGCCAACTGGCACGGCGGGGTGACCGCCACCGAGCATCTGCTCTCCCTCGGCCACGAACGCATCGCCGTCATCGCCGGCTACCGCCGCAAGATGTGCAGCAGCGCGCGCGTCGCCGGGTACCGCTCGGCGCTCGCGGCGGCCGGACTGCGCCACCGCCCCGAGTACCTGCGCTACGGCAGCTTCGACGAGACCGCCGCACACCGCCGGATGCTGGAACTCCTCGATCTGCCGGAACCGCCCACGGCCGTCTTCGTCTGCTCGGACCGTATGGCCCTGGGCGCGTACCGGGCCCTCGCCGAGCGGGGCCTGTCCGTCCCGGACGACGTCAGCGTGGTGGGCTTCGACGACCTGCCCGAGGCCCACTGGGCCTCACCGGCCCTGACCACCATCCGCCAGCCGCTCTCGGAGATGGCCGCGACGGCACTGCGCCTGCTGGTGCGCATGATGGCCGGGGAGCAACCGGAGGGGACGCGTACGGAGCTGTCCACGCGGCTGGTGGTACGCGCGAGCACGGCGTCCCGCTGA
- the thrS gene encoding threonine--tRNA ligase: MNDNSNDNNNEHGNEHGNEHGNRHDHRRLGRELDLFDTDPLIGAGLPYWLPDGATVRHTLEEYIRGEERRAGYRHVYSPVLGKRELYEISGHWSHYSEDMFPPMELGSEQVVLRPSLCPHHAVIYRSRSHSYRELPLRMAELGGMYRSELSGVLGGLTRVRAIQLNDAHIFCTLDQVADEAGAALAMIRRAYEALGISPARYRLSLPGPGGKYVAAPELWRRSTALLTEVLDGSGLPYEAAEGEAAFYGPKIDVQVADGAGRESTLSTVQVDFHQPERFDLHYIGADGAKHRPVMVHRSVIGSVERAVAHLVEQHGGAFPAWLAPTQLAILPISDAQLPNAAALAHRCAERDLRAEIIGPDRGTLGARVRETRLAPYQAVIGPKEAADDRVALRLRDGRRLDPRPAEEVIDRIASLAGAHSTELWDGSA, from the coding sequence GTGAACGACAACAGCAACGACAACAACAACGAACACGGCAACGAGCACGGCAACGAGCACGGCAATCGTCACGACCATCGCAGGCTCGGCCGTGAGCTGGACCTGTTCGACACCGACCCGCTGATCGGCGCGGGGCTGCCGTACTGGCTGCCCGACGGCGCGACCGTACGGCACACCCTGGAGGAGTACATCCGCGGCGAGGAGCGGCGGGCGGGCTACCGGCACGTGTACTCGCCGGTGCTCGGCAAGCGGGAGCTGTACGAGATCTCGGGGCACTGGTCGCACTACAGCGAGGACATGTTCCCGCCGATGGAACTGGGCTCGGAGCAGGTCGTGCTGCGCCCCAGCCTGTGTCCCCACCACGCGGTCATCTACCGCTCCCGCTCCCACAGTTACCGCGAACTCCCGCTCAGAATGGCGGAGTTGGGTGGCATGTACCGCTCCGAGCTGTCCGGCGTACTCGGCGGCCTCACCCGCGTACGCGCGATCCAGCTCAACGACGCGCACATCTTCTGCACCCTGGACCAGGTGGCCGACGAGGCGGGCGCGGCGTTGGCGATGATCCGCCGGGCGTACGAGGCGCTCGGGATCAGCCCGGCCCGCTACCGGCTCTCCCTGCCGGGCCCGGGCGGCAAGTACGTGGCCGCGCCCGAGCTGTGGCGGCGGTCGACCGCGCTGCTGACCGAGGTCCTGGACGGCTCGGGGCTGCCGTACGAGGCGGCCGAGGGCGAGGCCGCGTTCTACGGTCCGAAGATCGACGTCCAGGTCGCCGACGGCGCGGGCCGGGAGTCGACCCTCTCCACCGTGCAGGTCGACTTCCACCAGCCCGAGCGGTTCGACCTGCACTACATCGGTGCGGACGGCGCCAAGCACCGGCCGGTCATGGTCCACCGCAGCGTCATCGGCAGCGTGGAACGGGCCGTGGCCCACCTCGTCGAGCAGCACGGCGGCGCCTTCCCGGCCTGGCTCGCCCCGACCCAGCTGGCGATCCTGCCGATCTCGGACGCGCAGCTCCCGAACGCCGCCGCCCTCGCCCACCGCTGCGCCGAGCGGGACCTGCGTGCCGAGATCATCGGCCCGGACCGCGGCACCCTGGGCGCCCGTGTCCGGGAGACCCGCCTGGCCCCGTACCAGGCGGTGATCGGCCCGAAGGAGGCCGCCGACGACCGGGTGGCGCTACGACTGCGCGACGGCCGCCGCCTCGATCCGCGCCCGGCCGAGGAGGTCATCGACCGGATCGCGTCACTGGCCGGGGCCCACAGCACCGAACTGTGGGACGGGTCGGCCTGA
- a CDS encoding class I SAM-dependent methyltransferase, with amino-acid sequence MTETAGFENPEFWNSMYDDETAPWLIGEPQPAIAALEREGWIRGRVLEPGCGSGEHTILFTKLGYEAVGVDLSPGAVTYARRTAAEKGVPNARFEVANMLRPDDHPVLTPAFDTIVDCALFHGFGAYGRDIGAHLAYANVLHKLCNPGGRVHILAHADTEPGLSSQIGDSVIRESFGDGWELEDLQPARYQGHITEQISEVAVKAGLPAGGPVDLAAWLVRVRRL; translated from the coding sequence ATGACTGAGACCGCCGGATTTGAGAATCCCGAATTCTGGAATTCCATGTACGACGACGAAACCGCGCCGTGGCTCATCGGTGAACCGCAGCCGGCGATCGCCGCGCTGGAACGCGAGGGGTGGATTCGCGGCCGGGTGCTCGAACCGGGATGCGGCTCCGGGGAACATACGATCCTTTTCACCAAGCTCGGTTACGAAGCGGTCGGTGTCGACCTCTCTCCCGGCGCGGTGACCTACGCCCGCCGCACAGCCGCCGAGAAGGGGGTGCCCAACGCCAGGTTCGAGGTCGCGAACATGCTCCGCCCGGACGATCACCCCGTGCTCACACCCGCGTTCGACACGATCGTGGACTGCGCGTTGTTCCATGGATTCGGCGCATACGGCCGGGACATCGGGGCCCATTTGGCCTATGCGAACGTTCTGCACAAGCTCTGCAATCCCGGCGGCCGGGTCCATATCCTGGCGCACGCCGATACCGAACCGGGTCTCAGTTCACAGATCGGCGACTCCGTGATCCGTGAATCCTTCGGTGACGGCTGGGAATTGGAAGATCTGCAGCCGGCCCGTTACCAGGGCCACATCACCGAGCAGATTTCCGAGGTGGCCGTAAAGGCCGGTCTGCCGGCCGGCGGACCGGTCGACCTCGCGGCGTGGCTTGTCCGAGTCCGCCGCCTCTGA